In Phycisphaerae bacterium, the genomic stretch ACTCGCCCGGTCAGGATCGAACATCCTGCCGTGAAGCGACCGGCCGTCGCGGCGACGATTCGCCGATATCGGCCTTGAAAGGCGAAAAGGTCTCGGGATCCGGCGGCGAATCCCCCCGCCGAATGGCCGGGTACGGACTGCCCGCACGGGTGAACCGTTCGGGCCAATCGGCCACATACCGAATCGGCCCCCGCCACAGCCGCCATAAATGCCCCTTGAGCCGCCAGGCGGTCTCCGCCAACGCCGCCATCCCCCATATCTGATCACCCAAGTGCTTGCGCTGAAACAGCCTCTGGCGAATGTTCAGAATCCTGACGAGATTCACCGGGTTGTAAAACGCCCCGTAAGCCAGAAGAACGTTGAGCTGCTGACGCCACGGCGAACGATGCCCAGCTGCGAATACGTGGTTGCCATCCGAATGCCGGTCCGTCATGGTCAGACCCGCCACACTCTCGAAGAGCCGTTGCTGCTCGATGCAGTCGTTAAAGAGCCGCGTGCCCACCGCCGGCGACGCCACCGTGCACTGGATGCCCACCACGCCCGCCTCGTGGAGAAACCGGACCTGGTCGATCAGACCCTCCAGGTTCCTTCGACCGAACAGCGGCTGACGGTCGTGGTGCATGAGCATCGCCATCGGCGAGATGTTGTTGGCCAGCAAATCCTGACAGACCTGCCGGGTAACCTCCGCCTGCTGGCCCTTGTCGATCAGCGTGCCCGAAAGGTCCTCCACGCCCATCCAGATCCCGTTGAACCCGGCACGGTTCGGCCGCGCCAACGGCAGCAAATCGCGATTCTTGTACACGTCGATCACCGTCGCCTCAGTGGCGAATCGAAGCCGCCGGCCCATCGGCTTGCCGTCGATCTGCCGCGTCGCCATCCGCTCGATCACCTCCTCGACGTACCGCCGGCTGTTAAAGAAGTTATCGTCCGCCCCGAAGAAGTACCGCGTGTCCATTCGCACACGGCAATCGGCCAGTTCCTCGACGATCCGCTCCGCGCTCTTTCGACGGAACGTCCGCATGTTGTACGACGGAATCGG encodes the following:
- a CDS encoding radical SAM protein, producing the protein MELEQRRGEDRFLSPDRYRRLERDLRGNRGLGEVRSLVISAFDRRTRMLPFVHFDWYMVPAGPRAIGAALDSAGMGRTRVSFGLHNPNLDPARAEVDGQPIDMLLISAVKVHAAAAYRLIERAWSKGADRPLIIAGGPKVCYEPFDMFGLGADGQMGADVAVTGEEPVLLELLSVLGEYGAGAGTMRQAFERARRDGALEKVSGLVYSRDGRSDGRHLINTGPQRLLADLDVLPMPTVGFGLLEPAHRRATLAAQPIPLADACRGLHVAAVLVTRGCKFNCHYCPIPSYNMRTFRRKSAERIVEELADCRVRMDTRYFFGADDNFFNSRRYVEEVIERMATRQIDGKPMGRRLRFATEATVIDVYKNRDLLPLARPNRAGFNGIWMGVEDLSGTLIDKGQQAEVTRQVCQDLLANNISPMAMLMHHDRQPLFGRRNLEGLIDQVRFLHEAGVVGIQCTVASPAVGTRLFNDCIEQQRLFESVAGLTMTDRHSDGNHVFAAGHRSPWRQQLNVLLAYGAFYNPVNLVRILNIRQRLFQRKHLGDQIWGMAALAETAWRLKGHLWRLWRGPIRYVADWPERFTRAGSPYPAIRRGDSPPDPETFSPFKADIGESSPRRPVASRQDVRS